Proteins encoded within one genomic window of Leptidea sinapis chromosome 7, ilLepSina1.1, whole genome shotgun sequence:
- the LOC126965338 gene encoding histone H2B-like, producing the protein MAPKTSGKAAKKSGKAQKNISKTDKKKKKHKRKESYAIYIYKVLKQVHPDTGISSKAMSIMNSFVNDIFERIAAEASRLAHYNKRSTITSREVQTSVRLLLPGELAKHAVSEVTKYTSSK; encoded by the coding sequence ATGGCACCCAAGACGAGCGGTAAGGCGGCGAAAAAGTCCGGCAAGGCGCAGAAGAATATTTCGAAGACAgacaaaaaaaagaagaagcatAAGAGGAAGGAGAGTTACGCCATCTACATCTACAAAGTGCTCAAGCAGGTGCACCCGGACACCGGTATCTCGTCGAAGGCCATGTCCATCATGAACTCTTTCGTGAACGACATCTTCGAACGTATCGCGGCCGAGGCGTCCCGTCTTGCGCACTACAACAAGCGTTCCACGATCACATCCCGGGAGGTGCAGACGAGCGTGAGGCTCCTGCTGCCCGGTGAGCTGGCCAAGCACGCGGTCAGCGAGGTGACCAAGTACACGAGCTCGAAGTGA